The Gemmatimonadota bacterium genomic interval CATAGCCCGCAGTGGATGCAAAGGTCCTCGTCCTTGGCCATGATCCGCCCGGTCTGAGGCAGCCCGCCGGAGACGAACAGGGGTTGCGCCAGGTTCTCGGCCGGCGCACTGAGCCTGGCCCGCAGCTCCGCCTCCTCACCGTTGGCCGTAATGGTCAGGCAGTTCAGCGGGCAGACGTCCACACAGGCGTCGCATTCAATGCACAGCGCGTCCGTGAAGTGCGTCTGAATGTCGCAGTTCAGGCAGCGTTCGACCTCCTTGAGCGTCTGCTCGAGATCGAACCCCATTTCGACTTCCGTACTGAGCTGCGCCAGCCGCTGCCGCAGCTCGACGTGCCGCATCCTCGCCCGCTGCGCGGGGTCGTAGTCGTTGCTGTAGCTCCACTCGTGCAGCCCCATCTTGCTGCTGACCAGGTTCATGCCGTAAGCCGGCCGCTCGGTCAGCGCCACATGCTGGCACCAGTTGTGGATCGAGATCGCCGCCTGGTGCCCGTGCTCGACGGCCCAGATGATGTTCTCGGGCCCCCAGGCCGCATCACCGCCGCAGAGCACGCCGGGCAGCGTGGTCTGGAAGGTGATCCGGTCCACTACCGGCATCTCCGTAGCGTCGAAAGCGATGCCAATGTCTCGCTCGATCCAGGGGAACGCCGCCTCCTGGCCGATGGCGAGAATGACCGCATCGCAGGGGATAACCGTGCTGCCCACCCGCTGCTGGATGAGCCGGCCGCCTTCCTCGCGGGAAGAGAACACCTCGAACTCGACGCCGGTGAGCACGCCCTTCTCGACCAGGAATCGCCGGGGCGAGTAGTTCTCGACGATCTCGACGCCCTCCTCCTCGGCGTCGGCCAGCTCCCAGGGCGAGGCCTTGAAGTACTTGCGCGGCTTGCGGGCCACGACCTTGACGTCGGTGCCGCCCAGGCGCTTCGAGGTGCGGCAGCAGTCCATGGCGGTGTTGCCCACGCCGATGACCAGCACGCGCCGCTCGATGGATGT includes:
- a CDS encoding FAD-dependent oxidoreductase, whose product is GPASLTVANDLMPQGYQVVIYEKNDRPGGLMWSNIPQFRLPPEVLREEIEMILDMGVELRLDSPVTSMKALLEEGYDAVFIGSGAPRGKNLEIPGRYDSDKIYIGIDWLESVAFGHITSIERRVLVIGVGNTAMDCCRTSKRLGGTDVKVVARKPRKYFKASPWELADAEEEGVEIVENYSPRRFLVEKGVLTGVEFEVFSSREEGGRLIQQRVGSTVIPCDAVILAIGQEAAFPWIERDIGIAFDATEMPVVDRITFQTTLPGVLCGGDAAWGPENIIWAVEHGHQAAISIHNWCQHVALTERPAYGMNLVSSKMGLHEWSYSNDYDPAQRARMRHVELRQRLAQLSTEVEMGFDLEQTLKEVERCLNCDIQTHFTDALCIECDACVDVCPLNCLTITANGEEAELRARLSAPAENLAQPLFVSGGLPQTGRIMAKDEDLCIHCGLCAERCPTAAWDMRQFELLIPYAGLAAGEKREVLAGV